The following are encoded together in the Pseudodesulfovibrio indicus genome:
- the purU gene encoding formyltetrahydrofolate deformylase, which translates to MTESKESTVRLLITCPDQPGIVAAVSGYLHRKNANIIHSDQHSTDPEGGRFFMRNEFFLPGLDMDGLDDLRREFAEEVTNGFVMDWSLNPVWIPKKMAILCSKVDHALMELLWRSKRGDLETEVSMVISNHPTLRREVENFDVPFHHVPVGPTLRDKVTAEDAMIELMEGNADLIVLARYMQILTSDFVKRYERRIINIHHSFLPAFVGADPYRRAHERGVKLIGATAHYVTEKLDEGPIIEQDVIRVTHSHTVDDLKRLGGDIERHVLARAVKWHLEDRVIVDGNKTIVFRR; encoded by the coding sequence ATGACCGAATCCAAGGAAAGCACCGTCAGGCTGCTGATCACCTGCCCGGACCAGCCGGGCATCGTGGCCGCCGTCTCCGGATACCTGCACCGCAAGAACGCCAACATCATCCACTCCGACCAGCACTCCACCGACCCCGAAGGCGGCCGGTTCTTCATGCGCAACGAGTTCTTCCTGCCCGGCCTGGACATGGACGGCCTGGATGACCTGCGCCGCGAGTTCGCCGAAGAGGTCACCAACGGCTTCGTCATGGACTGGTCCCTGAACCCGGTCTGGATTCCCAAGAAGATGGCGATCCTCTGTTCCAAGGTGGACCACGCCCTCATGGAGCTGCTCTGGCGCTCCAAACGCGGCGACCTGGAGACCGAGGTGTCCATGGTCATCTCCAACCACCCCACCCTGCGCCGAGAGGTGGAGAATTTCGACGTGCCCTTCCACCATGTGCCGGTCGGCCCGACCCTGCGCGACAAGGTCACTGCCGAGGACGCCATGATCGAGCTCATGGAGGGCAACGCGGACCTCATCGTCCTGGCGCGCTACATGCAGATTCTGACCTCGGACTTCGTCAAGCGGTACGAGCGCAGGATCATCAACATCCACCACTCCTTCCTGCCCGCTTTCGTGGGTGCGGACCCTTACCGCCGCGCGCACGAGCGCGGGGTCAAGCTCATCGGGGCCACGGCCCACTACGTCACCGAAAAGCTGGACGAAGGGCCGATCATCGAGCAGGACGTCATCCGCGTCACCCACAGCCACACCGTGGACGACCTCAAGCGGCTGGGCGGCGACATCGAGCGCCACGTCCTGGCCAGGGCCGTGAAATGGCACCTTGAGGACCGCGTCATCGTGGACGGCAACAAGACCATCGTCTTCCGCCGCTGA
- a CDS encoding D-sedoheptulose 7-phosphate isomerase: protein MSENALRKVMDHASAGLAARKAFFDTKAELVVEIGRAMAVCLAGGGKVMFCGNGGSAADSQHLAAEFTNRFRMERPPLPGLALTTDTSALTAIGNDYSFDEVFSKQLLALGRPGDMLVGFSTSGTSTNVIRAMREAKRNNIVTVGMTGQSGAEMAGVSDFLVTVPSGDTAIIQEIHIAAGHMFCHLVDHFLFEAVSELTPYLPVSKG, encoded by the coding sequence ATGTCCGAAAACGCTCTGAGAAAAGTGATGGATCACGCCTCTGCCGGACTCGCGGCCCGCAAGGCGTTCTTCGATACCAAGGCGGAACTGGTGGTCGAGATCGGCCGGGCCATGGCCGTGTGCCTGGCCGGGGGCGGCAAGGTCATGTTCTGCGGCAACGGCGGTTCCGCGGCCGACAGCCAGCACCTGGCCGCCGAGTTCACCAACCGGTTCAGGATGGAGCGGCCGCCCCTGCCCGGGCTGGCCCTGACCACCGATACCTCGGCCCTGACCGCCATCGGCAACGACTACAGTTTCGACGAGGTCTTTTCCAAGCAGCTCCTGGCCCTGGGCCGACCCGGCGACATGCTGGTGGGATTTTCCACCTCCGGGACCAGCACCAACGTCATCCGCGCCATGCGCGAGGCCAAGCGCAACAACATCGTCACCGTGGGCATGACCGGACAGAGCGGAGCCGAGATGGCCGGAGTGTCCGACTTCCTGGTTACCGTGCCGTCCGGCGACACCGCGATCATCCAGGAAATCCACATCGCCGCCGGGCACATGTTCTGCCACCTGGTGGATCACTTCCTGTTCGAGGCCGTGTCGGAACTGACCCCGTACCTGCCGGTTTCCAAAGGCTAG